Proteins found in one Primulina eburnea isolate SZY01 chromosome 16, ASM2296580v1, whole genome shotgun sequence genomic segment:
- the LOC140816290 gene encoding heterogeneous nuclear ribonucleoprotein Q-like isoform X1 has translation MSELVSGLPIKFCATDLERKEIMAENTEIEDQVDLDDDNYTEEDEEPMEDEGTGEGGEENGEELQETTSIDGRKDNSPFHSLGSDLIDGSIKPVEDVENSDHDHEKMKHAQLLALPPHGSEIFIGGHSRDVSEEDLMELCEPFGDVFEIRVMKNRDTGESKGFAFVTFKRKDEAQKAIEKLCNKQFKGRTLRCSLSETKYRLFIGNVPKGWTDDEFRKIIEVTGPGAETIELIKDPQNPTRNRGFAFVEYYNNACADYSRQKLSAVSFKLEGNTPTVTWADPKITPEHSSAAAAQVKALYVKNIPENTPTEQLKEIFERYGEVIKVVMPPAKSGGKRDFGFVHYAERSSALKAIKDSEKHKINGQVLEVVLAKPQAEKKLDAASPHNPSPVPNYIPHQGYTGITMNPYAPMTSGFQQPMIYGRGPMPAGMQMVPMVLPDGRIAYFLQQPGVLMPPAVRPRRDDRSNGGRGGPGSNNDDSSRNRRYRPY, from the exons ATGAGCGAGCTTGTGAGTGGCCTTCCAATCAAATTTTGTGCTACAG ACCTTGAACGTAAGGAAATCATGGCAGAGAACACTGAAATTGAGGACCAGGTTGATCTTGATGATGACAATTATACGGAAGAGGATGAAGAACCCATGGAAGATGAAGGAACTGGAGAAGGTGGTGAAGAAAATGGTGAAGAGCTCCAGGAAACTACAAGTATTGATGGTAGGAAGGATAATTCTCCCTTCCATTCACTGGGGAGTGATCTAATTGATGGTAGCATCAAGCCTGTGGAAGATGTAGAAAactctgatcatgatcatgagAAAATGAAGCATGCGCAActtcttgctcttcctcctcaCGGTTCTGAAATTTTCATTGGAGGACATTCTCGTGATGTTTCTGAAGAGGACTTAATGGAACTTTGCGAACCATTTGGTGATGTTTTTGAG ATTAGAGTAATGAAAAATAGAGATACTGGTGAAAGCAAGGGTTTTGCTTTTGTCACCTTCAAAAGAAAAGATGAAGCACAGAAGGCCATCGAAAAATTATGTAACAAACAATTTAAG GGAAGAACATTACGTTGTTCACTGTCTGAAACTAAATACAGATTGTTTATTGGTAATGTACCTAAAGGTTGGACGGATGATGagttcagaaaaatcattgaaGTCACCGGTCCTGGTGCAGAAACCATAGAACTCATTAAG GATCCTCAAAACCCAACTCGTAATCGAGGTTTTGCCTTTGTTGAATATTACAACAATGCTTGTGCTGATTATTCTAGGCAAAAATTGTCTGCCGTTAGTTTTAAGCTGGAAGGCAATACACCGACTGTCACATGGGCCGATCCAAAGATTACTCCAGAACATTCTTCTGCTGCCGCTGCTCAG GTCAAGGCTCTCTATGTTAAAAATATACCTGAAAATACACCGACTGAACAATTGAAGGAAATCTTTGAGCGCTATGGGGAGGTCATTAAGGTTGTTATGCCACCAGCCAAAAGTGGTGGGAAAAGAGACTTTGGATTTGTTCACTATGCGGAAAGGTCCAGTGCTTTGAAAGCTATCAAAGACTCGGAGAAGCACAAAATCAATG GCCAGGTGTTGGAAGTTGTTCTCGCAAAGCCTCAGGCGGAAAAGAAGTTGGATGCAGCCAGTCCTCATAATCCCTCACCGGTTCCGAACTACATTCCTCATCAAGGATATACTGGTATAACCATGAACCCTTATGCCCCGATGACTTCTGGATTTCAGCAG CCTATGATTTACGGAAGGGGGCCGATGCCGGCAGGAATGCAGATGGTGCCAATGGTCTTACCTGATGGTCGAATTGCATATTTTCT CCAGCAGCCTGGTGTATTGATGCCACCAGCTGTGAGACCCAGGAGGGATGATAGGAGTAATGGTGGTCGAGGAGGACCTGGCAGTAATAATGATGATAGTAGTCGAAATAGACGGTACAGACCGTACTAG
- the LOC140816290 gene encoding heterogeneous nuclear ribonucleoprotein Q-like isoform X2 encodes MSELVSGLPIKFCATENTEIEDQVDLDDDNYTEEDEEPMEDEGTGEGGEENGEELQETTSIDGRKDNSPFHSLGSDLIDGSIKPVEDVENSDHDHEKMKHAQLLALPPHGSEIFIGGHSRDVSEEDLMELCEPFGDVFEIRVMKNRDTGESKGFAFVTFKRKDEAQKAIEKLCNKQFKGRTLRCSLSETKYRLFIGNVPKGWTDDEFRKIIEVTGPGAETIELIKDPQNPTRNRGFAFVEYYNNACADYSRQKLSAVSFKLEGNTPTVTWADPKITPEHSSAAAAQVKALYVKNIPENTPTEQLKEIFERYGEVIKVVMPPAKSGGKRDFGFVHYAERSSALKAIKDSEKHKINGQVLEVVLAKPQAEKKLDAASPHNPSPVPNYIPHQGYTGITMNPYAPMTSGFQQPMIYGRGPMPAGMQMVPMVLPDGRIAYFLQQPGVLMPPAVRPRRDDRSNGGRGGPGSNNDDSSRNRRYRPY; translated from the exons ATGAGCGAGCTTGTGAGTGGCCTTCCAATCAAATTTTGTGCTACAG AGAACACTGAAATTGAGGACCAGGTTGATCTTGATGATGACAATTATACGGAAGAGGATGAAGAACCCATGGAAGATGAAGGAACTGGAGAAGGTGGTGAAGAAAATGGTGAAGAGCTCCAGGAAACTACAAGTATTGATGGTAGGAAGGATAATTCTCCCTTCCATTCACTGGGGAGTGATCTAATTGATGGTAGCATCAAGCCTGTGGAAGATGTAGAAAactctgatcatgatcatgagAAAATGAAGCATGCGCAActtcttgctcttcctcctcaCGGTTCTGAAATTTTCATTGGAGGACATTCTCGTGATGTTTCTGAAGAGGACTTAATGGAACTTTGCGAACCATTTGGTGATGTTTTTGAG ATTAGAGTAATGAAAAATAGAGATACTGGTGAAAGCAAGGGTTTTGCTTTTGTCACCTTCAAAAGAAAAGATGAAGCACAGAAGGCCATCGAAAAATTATGTAACAAACAATTTAAG GGAAGAACATTACGTTGTTCACTGTCTGAAACTAAATACAGATTGTTTATTGGTAATGTACCTAAAGGTTGGACGGATGATGagttcagaaaaatcattgaaGTCACCGGTCCTGGTGCAGAAACCATAGAACTCATTAAG GATCCTCAAAACCCAACTCGTAATCGAGGTTTTGCCTTTGTTGAATATTACAACAATGCTTGTGCTGATTATTCTAGGCAAAAATTGTCTGCCGTTAGTTTTAAGCTGGAAGGCAATACACCGACTGTCACATGGGCCGATCCAAAGATTACTCCAGAACATTCTTCTGCTGCCGCTGCTCAG GTCAAGGCTCTCTATGTTAAAAATATACCTGAAAATACACCGACTGAACAATTGAAGGAAATCTTTGAGCGCTATGGGGAGGTCATTAAGGTTGTTATGCCACCAGCCAAAAGTGGTGGGAAAAGAGACTTTGGATTTGTTCACTATGCGGAAAGGTCCAGTGCTTTGAAAGCTATCAAAGACTCGGAGAAGCACAAAATCAATG GCCAGGTGTTGGAAGTTGTTCTCGCAAAGCCTCAGGCGGAAAAGAAGTTGGATGCAGCCAGTCCTCATAATCCCTCACCGGTTCCGAACTACATTCCTCATCAAGGATATACTGGTATAACCATGAACCCTTATGCCCCGATGACTTCTGGATTTCAGCAG CCTATGATTTACGGAAGGGGGCCGATGCCGGCAGGAATGCAGATGGTGCCAATGGTCTTACCTGATGGTCGAATTGCATATTTTCT CCAGCAGCCTGGTGTATTGATGCCACCAGCTGTGAGACCCAGGAGGGATGATAGGAGTAATGGTGGTCGAGGAGGACCTGGCAGTAATAATGATGATAGTAGTCGAAATAGACGGTACAGACCGTACTAG
- the LOC140816290 gene encoding heterogeneous nuclear ribonucleoprotein Q-like isoform X3 translates to MAENTEIEDQVDLDDDNYTEEDEEPMEDEGTGEGGEENGEELQETTSIDGRKDNSPFHSLGSDLIDGSIKPVEDVENSDHDHEKMKHAQLLALPPHGSEIFIGGHSRDVSEEDLMELCEPFGDVFEIRVMKNRDTGESKGFAFVTFKRKDEAQKAIEKLCNKQFKGRTLRCSLSETKYRLFIGNVPKGWTDDEFRKIIEVTGPGAETIELIKDPQNPTRNRGFAFVEYYNNACADYSRQKLSAVSFKLEGNTPTVTWADPKITPEHSSAAAAQVKALYVKNIPENTPTEQLKEIFERYGEVIKVVMPPAKSGGKRDFGFVHYAERSSALKAIKDSEKHKINGQVLEVVLAKPQAEKKLDAASPHNPSPVPNYIPHQGYTGITMNPYAPMTSGFQQPMIYGRGPMPAGMQMVPMVLPDGRIAYFLQQPGVLMPPAVRPRRDDRSNGGRGGPGSNNDDSSRNRRYRPY, encoded by the exons ATGGCAGAGAACACTGAAATTGAGGACCAGGTTGATCTTGATGATGACAATTATACGGAAGAGGATGAAGAACCCATGGAAGATGAAGGAACTGGAGAAGGTGGTGAAGAAAATGGTGAAGAGCTCCAGGAAACTACAAGTATTGATGGTAGGAAGGATAATTCTCCCTTCCATTCACTGGGGAGTGATCTAATTGATGGTAGCATCAAGCCTGTGGAAGATGTAGAAAactctgatcatgatcatgagAAAATGAAGCATGCGCAActtcttgctcttcctcctcaCGGTTCTGAAATTTTCATTGGAGGACATTCTCGTGATGTTTCTGAAGAGGACTTAATGGAACTTTGCGAACCATTTGGTGATGTTTTTGAG ATTAGAGTAATGAAAAATAGAGATACTGGTGAAAGCAAGGGTTTTGCTTTTGTCACCTTCAAAAGAAAAGATGAAGCACAGAAGGCCATCGAAAAATTATGTAACAAACAATTTAAG GGAAGAACATTACGTTGTTCACTGTCTGAAACTAAATACAGATTGTTTATTGGTAATGTACCTAAAGGTTGGACGGATGATGagttcagaaaaatcattgaaGTCACCGGTCCTGGTGCAGAAACCATAGAACTCATTAAG GATCCTCAAAACCCAACTCGTAATCGAGGTTTTGCCTTTGTTGAATATTACAACAATGCTTGTGCTGATTATTCTAGGCAAAAATTGTCTGCCGTTAGTTTTAAGCTGGAAGGCAATACACCGACTGTCACATGGGCCGATCCAAAGATTACTCCAGAACATTCTTCTGCTGCCGCTGCTCAG GTCAAGGCTCTCTATGTTAAAAATATACCTGAAAATACACCGACTGAACAATTGAAGGAAATCTTTGAGCGCTATGGGGAGGTCATTAAGGTTGTTATGCCACCAGCCAAAAGTGGTGGGAAAAGAGACTTTGGATTTGTTCACTATGCGGAAAGGTCCAGTGCTTTGAAAGCTATCAAAGACTCGGAGAAGCACAAAATCAATG GCCAGGTGTTGGAAGTTGTTCTCGCAAAGCCTCAGGCGGAAAAGAAGTTGGATGCAGCCAGTCCTCATAATCCCTCACCGGTTCCGAACTACATTCCTCATCAAGGATATACTGGTATAACCATGAACCCTTATGCCCCGATGACTTCTGGATTTCAGCAG CCTATGATTTACGGAAGGGGGCCGATGCCGGCAGGAATGCAGATGGTGCCAATGGTCTTACCTGATGGTCGAATTGCATATTTTCT CCAGCAGCCTGGTGTATTGATGCCACCAGCTGTGAGACCCAGGAGGGATGATAGGAGTAATGGTGGTCGAGGAGGACCTGGCAGTAATAATGATGATAGTAGTCGAAATAGACGGTACAGACCGTACTAG
- the LOC140816290 gene encoding heterogeneous nuclear ribonucleoprotein Q-like isoform X4, with amino-acid sequence MEDEGTGEGGEENGEELQETTSIDGRKDNSPFHSLGSDLIDGSIKPVEDVENSDHDHEKMKHAQLLALPPHGSEIFIGGHSRDVSEEDLMELCEPFGDVFEIRVMKNRDTGESKGFAFVTFKRKDEAQKAIEKLCNKQFKGRTLRCSLSETKYRLFIGNVPKGWTDDEFRKIIEVTGPGAETIELIKDPQNPTRNRGFAFVEYYNNACADYSRQKLSAVSFKLEGNTPTVTWADPKITPEHSSAAAAQVKALYVKNIPENTPTEQLKEIFERYGEVIKVVMPPAKSGGKRDFGFVHYAERSSALKAIKDSEKHKINGQVLEVVLAKPQAEKKLDAASPHNPSPVPNYIPHQGYTGITMNPYAPMTSGFQQPMIYGRGPMPAGMQMVPMVLPDGRIAYFLQQPGVLMPPAVRPRRDDRSNGGRGGPGSNNDDSSRNRRYRPY; translated from the exons ATGGAAGATGAAGGAACTGGAGAAGGTGGTGAAGAAAATGGTGAAGAGCTCCAGGAAACTACAAGTATTGATGGTAGGAAGGATAATTCTCCCTTCCATTCACTGGGGAGTGATCTAATTGATGGTAGCATCAAGCCTGTGGAAGATGTAGAAAactctgatcatgatcatgagAAAATGAAGCATGCGCAActtcttgctcttcctcctcaCGGTTCTGAAATTTTCATTGGAGGACATTCTCGTGATGTTTCTGAAGAGGACTTAATGGAACTTTGCGAACCATTTGGTGATGTTTTTGAG ATTAGAGTAATGAAAAATAGAGATACTGGTGAAAGCAAGGGTTTTGCTTTTGTCACCTTCAAAAGAAAAGATGAAGCACAGAAGGCCATCGAAAAATTATGTAACAAACAATTTAAG GGAAGAACATTACGTTGTTCACTGTCTGAAACTAAATACAGATTGTTTATTGGTAATGTACCTAAAGGTTGGACGGATGATGagttcagaaaaatcattgaaGTCACCGGTCCTGGTGCAGAAACCATAGAACTCATTAAG GATCCTCAAAACCCAACTCGTAATCGAGGTTTTGCCTTTGTTGAATATTACAACAATGCTTGTGCTGATTATTCTAGGCAAAAATTGTCTGCCGTTAGTTTTAAGCTGGAAGGCAATACACCGACTGTCACATGGGCCGATCCAAAGATTACTCCAGAACATTCTTCTGCTGCCGCTGCTCAG GTCAAGGCTCTCTATGTTAAAAATATACCTGAAAATACACCGACTGAACAATTGAAGGAAATCTTTGAGCGCTATGGGGAGGTCATTAAGGTTGTTATGCCACCAGCCAAAAGTGGTGGGAAAAGAGACTTTGGATTTGTTCACTATGCGGAAAGGTCCAGTGCTTTGAAAGCTATCAAAGACTCGGAGAAGCACAAAATCAATG GCCAGGTGTTGGAAGTTGTTCTCGCAAAGCCTCAGGCGGAAAAGAAGTTGGATGCAGCCAGTCCTCATAATCCCTCACCGGTTCCGAACTACATTCCTCATCAAGGATATACTGGTATAACCATGAACCCTTATGCCCCGATGACTTCTGGATTTCAGCAG CCTATGATTTACGGAAGGGGGCCGATGCCGGCAGGAATGCAGATGGTGCCAATGGTCTTACCTGATGGTCGAATTGCATATTTTCT CCAGCAGCCTGGTGTATTGATGCCACCAGCTGTGAGACCCAGGAGGGATGATAGGAGTAATGGTGGTCGAGGAGGACCTGGCAGTAATAATGATGATAGTAGTCGAAATAGACGGTACAGACCGTACTAG